CATATAGACCCCAGAGGGGGAAGAAGTGGTCCTTATGGGTCCCTGTCTCCTCCAGTTCCCTCCCCATGCTGCATGATCTGCCATCACTATTGTTAAAGCACTAATGCTTCTTCTGAAGATGATGGGGTTATAGTTCAGTGGTTACCTTGGTTTAGAGGGTTAATACTTCTAAGCAAAGCATCGTTAGAACAGCTGTGACTAAGGACCCCCCAGTTGGCTCTTATCCCTTCCAAGATGCTTTATAGAGCAACAAACCCAAAAGGATAGAAATACTTCTCGGCCAGAGTGCACTATTTCATTTGTAGTCACTCCCTCCATCTCCATTTGTGTAGGGGAAATCCCAGCTCTTCCTTGTGCTGAagaactgaacttatcatcttaaCTTCCATCAGTAGTGtgctagccccacccactgcttgagtcactcACCTGTAAACTTCCATCAGGATGTTCTGGTCTTACCTACTGCTCGAGTCATAGACCCACTGCTTGCGTCACAGACTCCTTGCCACTACCTTGTAAACTTCCATCAGGGTTTTCTGGTCTTACCTattgcttgagtcacagactcgcTGCCCCTTCCCCTGTATAGCCCCACCCACTGTCTGAGTCACAGACCACTCACCTGTAAACTTCCATAAGGTTGTTCTGGTCTTACCTACTGCTCTAGTCATAGACTCACTGCCCCTTCCCTTctatagccccacccactgcttgagtcacagactccttgCCACTACCTTGTAAACTTCCATCAGGGTTTTCTGGTCTTACCTATTGCTTTAGTCACAGACTCGGTGCCCCTTCCCCTgtatagccccacccactgcttgagtcaagGACTCCTTGTCACTCCCCCTGTAAACTTCCATTAGGTGGTTCAAGTACCACCCACTACTCAAGTTATGTGCTAAATTAAAGGGCATGCTGCCAGTATCCTAATTGGCCAGTCAGTATCGATATCTCATAAAACAGGCTGATATTGCCCTCTGTTCAATGCATCGCCCCCTTTCTACAGAGCATGGCTGATACTTTCTGCTTCATGTTCATTTACCAGTTGGCACTGCAGAGGTTAATCACTTGGCCCCTTGTGATACATTGCATTAATATAATTACCCAGAATACACTGACCCCTCCCCTCTCAGTTCAGGAGGATTTGCCAGTTTCCCTCTGTGCTGAGTCTGTGCGAATAATGATCGGGGGTCTTCCAGGACACGGCCGCCCCCCTCCAATAACCACTAACATCTGTACTTATTAAAACAATGAGGTAAGTGACAGCAGGTCTGTGGGTACCGATACTGACAGCAGCAAGTGGGAGACCCAACTCTACTCCCCCCTAAAGcccaaaaacaaacacacaccaGATCTGCCCCCACCTGGGAGAACTCAGCCAAGAAAAGAAATGGTGAGTGTGAGTTGCCTGGGGAGTGGCTGAAGACAAAGGAGAGATGGGAAGAGTTTGGGATAAAGTGTGGGGTCTTAACTGGAGAACAGGCCCTGTGGGGCCACTCTGCTCCCATCATGGAGTATAAAACTAAGGAATGTCACTGGTTTTGTTTCTAGTCCACTGGCCGGTGCTGACTGGGTTTGTCGCTCATTGCTAggattgccactttttctggaaaaaaatacccgccttcctatatattttaccctattaataacattgggatcaaccagcatttttaccggcgaggccggtaaaataccggccaggtggcaaccctactcattgCTGCTGTCTGGGTCAGTACAGTGGGGTCTGTATCGGGTTTTGCTTTAAGTTACAAATATAAACAATACAACCAACGTGACCTGTGTAATTCTATATGGCAGCACCACTGTTATTCATTGCTGTGCTTTGGGGCCCATGGCCTATTGTACTTCTGTGAAACACTAATTGTACCTCTTGTTTGCAGCCCTGGCCTCTGGGAATCGGATCAGGGAAGTGCCCCCACCCTCCCACCAACACTATGGAGCAGACAGACTGATGTGGGAGCCCCAGTGCCAGTATCAGCTACGCCACCTGCAGGATGGGGCCCGCATTACAGCTCTGCTGCCCCCCAATATTGAAGGACACTGGATCTCTACCGGGTAAGAAATGCATTATGGGGCAGTGTGATGGGTTTCCTCAACCAACTCCTAATGAGTGACTTATCCCATGTGCCTGCAGTGCTCACCTGTCTTATGTCACCAGCATCCCCCTCTTTTTCCTGGCTGTGCCCCAAGATCTGCCCCCCAGCAGGAGTAAGACCATCTGGATTATGGGAAACCTCCTGTTACTTAGTTGTGAGTTGTGACAGCTAAAAGTAACAACATGGCTGCTGCCTCACCCCAGAGGGACATCAAAACTGGCTGTGTCAGAAGAGCATCAGTGCtgcctacctacctacctacaccCAAATGTACTCCCCCGCAttgtatatctgtgcctatatattatacagttacattatgtgcatatatgatatgggggttacactgtgacagtggttggaggaaagatgggggtatatctgtgcctatatattatacagttacattatgtgcatatacgatatgggggttacactgtgacagtggttggaggaaagatgggggtatatctgtgcctatatattatacagttacattatgtgcatatatgatatgggggttacactgtgacagtggttggaggaaagatggggtatatctgtgcctatatattatacagttacattatgtgcatatatgatatgggggttacactgtgacagtggttggaggaaagatgggggtatatctgtgcctatatattatacatttacattatgtgcatatatgatatgggggttacattgtgacagtggttggaggaaagatgggggtatatctgtgcctatatattatacagttacattatgtgcatatatgatatgggggttacactgtgacagtggttggaggaaagatgggggtatatctgtgcctatatattatacagttacattatgtgcatatatgatatgggggttacactgtgacagtggttggaggaaagatggggggtatatctgtgcctatatattatacagttacattatgtgcatatattatatggggggttacactgtgacagtggttggaggaaagatgggggtatatctgtgcctatatattatacagttacattatgtgcatatatgatatgggggttacactgtgactgttgttggaggaaagatgggggtatatatgTGCCTAATTATTATACACACAGTAATTGgtgcataaaatataaagtatttattgACCACATTTTCCCATTTATCTCATGTAGATGTGAGGTGCGCCCAGGGCCCGAGTTCCTCATCAGATCTTACACGTTTTACCCTGAACGTATTTTCAAGGCCCTCCAGTTCTATTACCAGGACCCTCAGTGTGGGGAACCCTCCTATTCACTAGTGATCAAAGGGAAAGTGCGGCTGCGCCAGGCTTCCTGGATAACACGGGGGGCCATGGAGGCGGATTACCTGCTACACAAGGTGGGAGTTGTGTTTCACAGCCCAGAGGTGATGAGCACTGTACGAGCCCAAATGAACAGGACCTGTGCTGGATTTGTATCCACGGGTAGGACCTGGGCTCCGGGCAGAGTGTATGAGCTTCTGAGTGCCAAGTTGGGCCGGGACTGCACCTCTGCCATTGGATTTACTATGCATGAACTGAGCCTGCTGAGGCTGGAGAAACAGTACAACGCTCAGCACATGGGGGCGCTAGTGGAGAAGCTTTTCCTGGGGGACATTCATACTGAGAAGTCTGAGAGGATCCATTACCGGCCCACCGGCTACCAGCAGCAGCCCCTACAGAGTGCTCTGGTGAGTTCTGATTGGGTATTTACTGCAGTACCTCAATTTATATTGCATTATGAAGTATTGCTCATTGTGTGTCCAGGGGCATCTTGCTGGTAATTTTGTATCAGTCTAACAGAGGAATTGAACCCCATCCTCAGTATATTGGAGCCCATTCAGCTCATCTTCCCTCGCATTACtagtgacacttaggggcagatttatcaagggtcaaattttaaattcaaagttttcattttatttttatggtcaaaactgagtaattcaaattcaatttgagtttttaaataaaattcgaatttgatttttaaggtttatcatattctggccctttaacaaCTGGACTGCGactttttgccacctaaaacctgccaaattgctgtttaagtcaatgggagacatccagggatcaatttggagttgtttgcagccttactgacattctagtttttttcggagaaaaaacttgaattgagttttttaaattagaattgaattcgattcgagttttcaagtcgaTTTAgttcatccgagtttgaaaattagattttttttttttaataaattccgattgaccgaatttcgaatttatgggagtttttaaaaactcacatgaattgaaaattcagcctttgataaatgtgcttcttaaTCTTGCCTGTGTTAACCTCACctgacatcaaggggcagatttatcaagggtcgaatttcgaagtttttttgaactcccataactcgaaattcgaataaaaaagaccaaccgaaatttataaaaaaaatcaacgttCTTTTcagcaggtgaataggctgtatttgaatcgttcgaattgaagtaagaCTCTATTCGATTGTATTTCCAaatttagaaactctactatagtttatataaacaagctgctgtgtagcaatgggggcagccattcaagcacaggacacacagtagataacagataagtactactatagtttatataaacaagctgctgtgtagccattcaagcacaggacacatagtagataacatatcttatctgttatctgctgtgcatcctgtgccttttctcctatttcagctttgaatggctgcccccatggctacacatcaaactcaccagttttaccagttcagggcaacagtaccttatattttcattactttataagactttaattttttggtgttactgttcctttaaagtcagtATTAGGTGGAAATGATATTGAAAAGGATTGAATGGGGATCAGAACACAGGGAAGGATCAATTACCGtcatttacagcactgctgcctggggAGGTCTTGGTGGTCCTATAGATGGGGGGAGATTGTGTGTTTTGTATCTGTAGCTcattttctttcatgttttttttcccagcaccACATGCACCCGTGTCCCGCCTGCATGGAAATATACAGGGCAGATGAGCACCGCCCTCCCATCCTTCCAAAGACTCCTCATCCTCCGGGGCATCTCATTGGGAAATGGGTGAGTGGCCAGTGTGAGGTGCGTCCCGCTGTACTTTTTCTCACACGATACTTGACGTTCCACGGAGACAACCGCACATGGGAAGGCTTTTACTATCACTATGCCGACCCTCTCTGCAAGCAGCCCACGTTCACCCTCTACGCTTCAGGCCATTACACCAAAGGGTTCCGCTCGGAGCACGTGAAAGGTGGGACAGAAATGGTCTTCCAAGTGAACCGGGCTCGGGTCATACCGCTGAGTCATGCCACGGTTCAGATGCTGAATATCTCGAGGCCGGGGAGCTGTGGGGAGGCTGGAAATTGGGTTTTAGGGGAAGAACAAGATATTACAGAGACGGGGGGCTGTGAGGCGTTGGGTATCAACCTTCCACATATGGAATATGAACTATTCAGAGTGGAACAGGATGGGAACGGACGATACCTGCTTTATTTGGGTGAACGGCCTACAGACGGGTCAAGTCCAGATTCACCCAACAAGAGGCCAACATCCTACCAGCCTCCTCTTCTTCAGTGTTCTGGGGAGCCCACCGTCTCATCCAAGCACAGCCATCTTGTAGACTTGACCCCAAGCCGGGCGCCCTTTCTGTACCCCCATTCTGCCCTGTACTCCGCACTGTTAATTGTAGCACATGTTTTAAGATAAACTGAGGTGAAACAGCTGTTTGTTCAGGTGCAGCTTTCTGACCCCGTCGGGAGGGCGGACACTCTTGgatccaaaaaaagatacaaatggCTTTGGTTTCTCAGTTGAGGACCCTGTAAATATCTTTCAAATGTACGAGCAGGAAAGAGGCCAAACATAAGCTTTGCCCTCGAGAAGGCTCATCAACATGATTGGCCAGTGTGCTTTTACTCTTAAGGCCACGTGGGAGAAGTCGCCCTTGCTGCCCTACAATTTTCATGTTACCTTCCATTTCCTACAATTTTCATGGAACTTTCCATTTCCACTTCCTACCATTTTCATGGAACCTTCTATTTCCACTTCCTACCATTTTCATGGAACCTTCCATTTCCTACCATTTACATGGAACCTTCCATTTCCTACCATTTTCATGGAACCTTCCATTTCCTAACATTTTCATGGAACCTACCATTTCCATTTCATGGAATTGTGTTTCGTGGAACCTTCTGTCTCACAGGCCGGACCATCTGTGTATATTCCATTCTATGGTGCTGCCCTCCcattggctgggggggggggctcttgcTTGCACAACAGCAGTTCATTGTTGTAATGAATTAAGCCAAATGAAATTAATGATCCACCTCCCTCCGAGTCATTTTCCCTGCACACACAGAGACTTATAGAATGTTTCTCTGTGTTTCAGGACAAGGAAGTAAAGTCGCTGCTACAATTGGCAATAGTAACAGATAAGAGAACCTGTAATTTATTTGTATGACAAACCTTTATATATTGTTATGCTACTGTCCCCTTACTGCCTCAGAGTTGGACTTGGGAATCCCCCACTGTATGACCAATCCCACAGCATTCTTCTATCTATATTACAGAATACACTTTGcacatttaaaattaaaggagaactaaagcttaactaaagaagtagctagaaatgttgtacattatgtattgtgcttctgtaccagcccaaggcaaccacagccctttagcagtaaagatctgtgtctccaaagatgccccagtagctccccatcttcttttctgctgattcactgcacatgctctgtgctgctgtcacttactgagcttagggacccactcacaatatacagtacacatagaattgaaatgtcacaatataagactgatttgtaattaatacagataattactacatggcagcacagaaaccagtccaattagcaccagaatttaataatcagcattgTTGATCAGCTGATTTGacgatttgcaatgacccctaagcttcaagcacactgagcatgtgcgagtcacAGGCACCCCTGTGGGAAACACCGGTGACAATTTAAAAGGCTTGGATCATTACAACTATAGAGGCTGGTTCCATAAGttgaaaacataaaatgtagggtttagttctcctttaaatggtgcaTAGAGTGGGCCCAACCGTCAGGTGCTTTGGTGGCCCACAGGAGGCCCAGTCTCAGTACAGTACTCATAGtatttggccaaaaatatttgtaacattattttataAGGGAAACTCAGTTAtcagtaaaaaagaaacaaacctaTGCACCAGATGTCACACACACAAGGGAACAATCACATTTGTAGATAACAGTTTCACAGCACATGCAGGCTGGGGTATTGGGGAAGCCAGTATTAGAGGGGTTCTTTAAGAGAGCTACAGATACTGTAATTCTGATGCAGATTGGGGGACTATCCTGTCTAAATGCCAGGAACTCCTTGTTAATATTCCTATATAAAGCAACTGCCACTCCGGGGCTCAATACTATGCAAGTAATAATGCAGAGTGAATGAGATGGAGGCAGCCTGTTCAATGCTGGGTTTTTATTCTACAGATATATCCGTGTGTATCAGCAGGTACCATGTACCAACCCGGTTATGTAAATTCTGCTACGAGACCATGGCACAAGTCTGGTTATGAATTTTGTAaagaattaaatatattgtatataacatGTTCCTTGGCCTCAGATATTTTTAGCAGTGTTCTACCCAGAGGATATAAGGGACACTTTGTCTACTACTACGGTCTACTAGTCGTTGGTGCTGatataggtattggacctgttatccagaaagcttaggacctggggctttccggataagggattttttgtaatttggatcgccataccgaaaatctactaaaaattttttgaaacattaaataaacccaataggctggttttgccgccaataagaattaattatatcttagttgggatcaagtacaagctactgttttattattacggagaaaaaggaaatcactcttgaaaaaaaattgaattatttcattaaaatgaagtctaagggagctggccttcccgtaattcagagctttctggataatggatcccatacctgtacaagtatgggatctgttatccggaatgctcaggaacttggggttttcgggataacagatcttttcatgatttgggtcttcataccttaagtctactgagtgcttgaattggggcgggatgcggcgggatggcatcccgccacttctttttttttcaaaaaatgcatcCCGTTAGGCGGGATGCTAGTGTTTAGCATACCGGAACATTTTTTGGCTCCAGACAGGCGGCACGATTCCAGCCGCATATTTGTCCTACGGCACTGAGGACTGTGCGCGCTACAAATTTCCCCTTTACTTATGTGCACGCGCTGTCCTCAGTGCCGACAGGGATACGAGAGACTGCTTGTCTGTCGCGGCTGAATGATGTTGGAGTCGGAGAGGCTCCCTGACATGACGTCACTATGCAGCACCGAGGGCCACTGCTCGTATCCATGCCTTTCGCGGCTGAATAATGTTGGAGTCGGAGAGGCTCCATGACGTGATGTCACTATGCGGCATTGAGTGCTGGAGCTGACACAGAGTGGGCTGCTGCTAAATTCATCTTGAGATAATCTAAGTCCATGCGGGGGGAGGAGGAAACCGGGGGATCAGCTGTTGGTGTGCATGGCAAGGTCTGCCCTCTCGGCACTGACTAGAGTGACTCGCGCTTTGTTGTGTCAGTGTGCAGTGCCGGCCTTAGGCCGATTGGATCGATTGAGTCTAATCGGGCCCTGCGCCCCCTGCAGTACTATCAGGAGTGTGTGCACGACTGCACCAGGCTCCATGCCCCCCGATGGGGCCCTTGAtgtgtatgtctgtctgtgtgtgtgagcctcagtgtgtgtgtgtttgcctcAATGTGTGTG
The Xenopus laevis strain J_2021 chromosome 9_10S, Xenopus_laevis_v10.1, whole genome shotgun sequence DNA segment above includes these coding regions:
- the apcdd1l.S gene encoding protein APCDD1-like; protein product: MAGAFMSLAFFLALASGNRIREVPPPSHQHYGADRLMWEPQCQYQLRHLQDGARITALLPPNIEGHWISTGCEVRPGPEFLIRSYTFYPERIFKALQFYYQDPQCGEPSYSLVIKGKVRLRQASWITRGAMEADYLLHKVGVVFHSPEVMSTVRAQMNRTCAGFVSTGRTWAPGRVYELLSAKLGRDCTSAIGFTMHELSLLRLEKQYNAQHMGALVEKLFLGDIHTEKSERIHYRPTGYQQQPLQSALHHMHPCPACMEIYRADEHRPPILPKTPHPPGHLIGKWVSGQCEVRPAVLFLTRYLTFHGDNRTWEGFYYHYADPLCKQPTFTLYASGHYTKGFRSEHVKGGTEMVFQVNRARVIPLSHATVQMLNISRPGSCGEAGNWVLGEEQDITETGGCEALGINLPHMEYELFRVEQDGNGRYLLYLGERPTDGSSPDSPNKRPTSYQPPLLQCSGEPTVSSKHSHLVDLTPSRAPFLYPHSALYSALLIVAHVLR